ATTTTCACAGTTTCACCTTATTTCCTAACCCATGCCTTTAACATCACAGGAAATGCTGTGAAAGGATACTTCAAAACCTTCAACCGAGAAACTCCATGCATCCTTTTTTCAAATACAATTGGAACTTCTTTATATCTTAAACCTTTTTTACCAGCCCTTATTATGATTTCCTGATGAATGCCCCATCTATCAGCATTTAAATCAAGTTGTTTAGCCGCATACTTGCTAACTGCAACTAAACCACTTTGTGAGTCAGTTGTTGGAACTCCCGACATAATCCTTGTTACAGTGGTGGATATGTTGTTGCACATTATTCTAATTTTGTAGTTAATATTTGCCCCATCAGTATATTTACCAATAAATCTTGAACCTACAACTATATCTGCTTCATCATTTATAATAGGTTCGCAAACTGGCAAAATATCTTCCTTTCTATACTGCCCATCGGCATCAAAAATAAAACAAATATCATGCTCAGAATTAATAAAATATTTATAACCTTCCCTAATTGCAACTCCCTTTCCCTTATTCTCTTCAAAGGTAATTACTTCAACACCACATTCCTTTGCAACCTCCGTGGTATTATCGGAGCTCCCATCATCAACAACTAAAATCCCATCAACAGTATCTTTGATATTCTCAATTACCGTCTTAATAGATTCCTCTTCATTATAGGCAGGTATTAATGCTAAAAGTTTCTTATCCATAGTATCATCTTAAAATTTTTAAAAATTAAAAAATATATATCGGAGCTCACATAATTCATTTTAAATCTGAACTAAATAAACTATATATTTAAATTTATTTCAATTTCCCAATTCTTTCCAAATCCTTTTCAACCATCATCTTAACTAATTCTTCAAATTTAACTTTTGGTTCCCATCCGAGCTCCTTCTTAGCCTTTGAATAATCACCAATTAATATATCAACTTCCGCAGGTCTGAAAAATTCAGGATTAACTTTTACCAAAACCTTTCCATTGTTAGCATCTTTACCAATTTCATTAACTCCTTCCCCTTCCCATTCTATGTCGATTCCAACAACCTTAAAGGCATTTTCAACAAATTCCCTAACTGTATGGGTTTCATTTGTTGCTAAAACAAAGTCATCTGGCTTATCGTGCTGTAATATTTTCCACATGCCATAAACATAATCTCCAGCATAACCCCAATCCCTTTTAGCACTTAAATTTCCTAATTCAACAAAATCCTGTAATCCATGAGATATTTTAGCAACAGCCATTGTTATTTTTCTTGTTACGAATTCTGGGCCACGCATGGGGCTCTCGTGATTGAACAGGATACCATTGCTCATAAATAAGTCATAGCTTTCCCTATAATTCTTAATAGTCCAAAATCCTGCCAACTTGGAAACCCCATAAGGGCTCCTTGGGTAAAATGGTGTAGTTTCCTTCTGCGGAATTTCCTGAACCTTTCCATACAATTCAGATGTTGCAGCAAAATAGAGTTTTGAAGATGGTGCATATTCCTTTACTGCATTAGTTACATTTAAAGTTCCACCAATATTAACATCATAGGTAAATCTTGGATTTTCAAAAGAGAATCCAACAAAACTTTGAGCAGCTAAATGATAAACTTCATCAGGTTGCACCGCTTTAACAACATTATCCATGAATAAATTGTCTGTAATATCCCCCCAGTGAATATTTATTTGTTCCAATTCTTCCTTTGGTAGGTGTTCCAAGTTTCCCAAGGAATTTTGGCTATTTCTTCTAACAATTCCATGAACTTCATATCCTTTTTCCAAAAGTAATTTTGTTAAATAGTATCCATCCTGTCCGGTTATTCCCGTAATAATTGCCTTTTTCATACATATCACCCAATAATATTTTTAAATATACCTATTTTCCTTTAACCATTCAACATAATCTTTAACCCCATCTTCAAAATTCCATTTGGGTTCATAATCTAAATATTTTTTAGCATTGGTTAAATCCGCCTGAGTAAAATCTTGATAAAACTCTTCATAAGGGTTGTCAATATATTCAGGTTCGTAATCAAAGCCCAAAACATCATTTAAAACTTCGATAATATGATTAAAGGAAACGGCATTTCCACTACCTGCATTTACAATACAGCTCTCCTTAGCATCCAATGCCAATAAATTTATTTGAACAATATTTTTAACATAAACTTGGTCTCTCTTCTGCTCCCCCCATTTGAATATTCTTGGATTTTTTCCCTCAACCATTTGTTTCGCCAACTGCCAAACCATTGAAGCCATTTTTCCCTTATACTGCTCCCTTGGTCCAAAAACATTAAAATATCTTAAACCAACTATATGGCTGTCAGGATACTTCTCCATATATTTTTTAGCCATGCAGTCGCATATCCATTTTGAAAAACCATATATATTATTTGGTCTTCCAGCATATTCCTCCTTTTGAGGAGATTCAGCATCACCATAAGTTGCCGCAGAGGATGCATAAATGAACTTTATATCATTTTCAACAGAAAAATCTAAAAGTCTTCTGAACCCCTCTGTATTTATTTGCATCATTAATTTTTGGTTGCTGACTGTTGTATCTGTTATAGCGGCCTCATGAAAAATAGCATCAATATCTTTAAATCTATCTAAATCAACATCTAAAATACTATCAGAAACAACATCACCTTCATAACCCAGGAGATTTTTAAAATTCCCACTTGAAAAATCATCTAAAACAACTGTATCATAACCTTTGTCCTGCAATTCCAATGCAATATTGGAACCGATAAATCCTGCACCGCCTGTTATCATAACATT
The window above is part of the Methanococcus aeolicus Nankai-3 genome. Proteins encoded here:
- the rfaD gene encoding ADP-glyceromanno-heptose 6-epimerase, with product MNVMITGGAGFIGSNIALELQDKGYDTVVLDDFSSGNFKNLLGYEGDVVSDSILDVDLDRFKDIDAIFHEAAITDTTVSNQKLMMQINTEGFRRLLDFSVENDIKFIYASSAATYGDAESPQKEEYAGRPNNIYGFSKWICDCMAKKYMEKYPDSHIVGLRYFNVFGPREQYKGKMASMVWQLAKQMVEGKNPRIFKWGEQKRDQVYVKNIVQINLLALDAKESCIVNAGSGNAVSFNHIIEVLNDVLGFDYEPEYIDNPYEEFYQDFTQADLTNAKKYLDYEPKWNFEDGVKDYVEWLKENRYI
- the gmd gene encoding GDP-mannose 4,6-dehydratase; protein product: MKKAIITGITGQDGYYLTKLLLEKGYEVHGIVRRNSQNSLGNLEHLPKEELEQINIHWGDITDNLFMDNVVKAVQPDEVYHLAAQSFVGFSFENPRFTYDVNIGGTLNVTNAVKEYAPSSKLYFAATSELYGKVQEIPQKETTPFYPRSPYGVSKLAGFWTIKNYRESYDLFMSNGILFNHESPMRGPEFVTRKITMAVAKISHGLQDFVELGNLSAKRDWGYAGDYVYGMWKILQHDKPDDFVLATNETHTVREFVENAFKVVGIDIEWEGEGVNEIGKDANNGKVLVKVNPEFFRPAEVDILIGDYSKAKKELGWEPKVKFEELVKMMVEKDLERIGKLK
- a CDS encoding glycosyltransferase family 2 protein, whose product is MDKKLLALIPAYNEEESIKTVIENIKDTVDGILVVDDGSSDNTTEVAKECGVEVITFEENKGKGVAIREGYKYFINSEHDICFIFDADGQYRKEDILPVCEPIINDEADIVVGSRFIGKYTDGANINYKIRIMCNNISTTVTRIMSGVPTTDSQSGLVAVSKYAAKQLDLNADRWGIHQEIIIRAGKKGLRYKEVPIVFEKRMHGVSRLKVLKYPFTAFPVMLKAWVRK